Part of the Pseudarthrobacter sp. L1SW genome, TCCGGCAGAGGCTGGTGTGCAGTTCCTCCGCGAGGCCCGGCTCCTCCGGATTCCCCATTGCCATCGGCGCCAGGGCCTCTGCCCAAGCGAAGTAGTTGCTGTCCAGGGATACCAGCAGGCCCTCGATGTCCTCGCGCGAAAAGCCTCCAACATAGCCGCTGGCAGTGTCATCGGTGTAGCGGGGAGAGGGCGCCACGAGGACCAGCCGCGAGAACCGCTCCGGTTCCTGCGCCGCCGCGATCACCGCAATCATCGCACTGACGCTGTGGGCAACCAGGATGACATCATCCAGGTCAAGGGAGGCGCAGATTTCCAGGAGATCCGCCGCATAGCCTTCCAAGGACCCGTACTTCGCGCGGTCATAGGCACTGGCGTCGGAGCGGCCGGCGCCGACGTGGTCAAACAGCACCAACCGGTAGCTGCCGGCGAAGTGCGGCAGCAGCCTGCGCCACATGTCCTGGTCGCAGCCAAATCCGTGGGCGAAAAGCATCACAGGTCCGTCCGCCCGGCCGGAAACAGTGACGTTGTTCCGGCGTATGACCGATGAGACGGCTGCGGTTGCTGCGTCGCCCATTCCCCACCAACCCGTAAGTAAGCTGACTTTTCCTTTGCACAGATACTAGCGGCGGGAACCGGCAGAATCCTAGGGTTCGTCGCGGCCTTGTGAGGCCCGACTAGTCAGCCACGAACTCCAGCAGGTCGCCCGGCTGGCAGTCCAGAACCCGGCACATGGCCTCCAGCGTGCTGAAGCGGACGGC contains:
- a CDS encoding alpha/beta fold hydrolase, with protein sequence MGDAATAAVSSVIRRNNVTVSGRADGPVMLFAHGFGCDQDMWRRLLPHFAGSYRLVLFDHVGAGRSDASAYDRAKYGSLEGYAADLLEICASLDLDDVILVAHSVSAMIAVIAAAQEPERFSRLVLVAPSPRYTDDTASGYVGGFSREDIEGLLVSLDSNYFAWAEALAPMAMGNPEEPGLAEELHTSLCRTNPSIARHFARVTFLSDTRHVLEKVRTESLVLQCSDDLLAPLEVGAYVHRQLRGSAFVQLQATGHCPHVSAPEATAAAIQQYLAAGL